A segment of the Neoarius graeffei isolate fNeoGra1 chromosome 5, fNeoGra1.pri, whole genome shotgun sequence genome:
tctctctctctttgcaccattacacaataaatattcacagtgaaaatattttgtaagcgcgtttcatgaaccaagttataggatttgttgacaactcgcatcgagttcgttacacttctacccggcgtgaagcactcacagtcatgtggttgtgacatcatcgtaaacaaatccgttctactcctccagacgacttcacaacggcaacgttgccagatctttccactctggaacccgttctcaaaagattgcgttgtggggcacccaaaacgccggtgccgtgtggacgacaggccgaaacaataaacaattgtatcggattcacctgaatccgttgccatgtggacagggccctaGAGGCTCTGTGTTCTTCTCATGGCACTGTCAACTCTATCACTGACGGTTATTCTGAGGTCTTTCATAGAGTCACTGTTAGGCTTATCATGACTTATCTGCAGTTATTGTGAATGACAAAGACTATCTGAGCTATCTAAAATTTCAGAGCCAATAGCTTGCTCTTAAAATATAATTGCTGAACAAGTGTTTTGGCTATTTTAATAGCTTGCACATACTGCTTAAATGGTTTAATAGGTGTATTTGTGTTATGCATAAGGCCTTTATCAggtgtttgttgctgttgttgattTAAACTTAAACTTTTGTAGTCGTCATTTTTATGTGTTCAAGTAATTTGCTTGCATATGGAGGCTCCAGGATCTGAATTTGACATGCATCTTTTTCTTTATCCTCATTTCCCCAAAGTCCCTACAGCATGCAGCTCATTTTGGGAGATCACGATGTGCGTGTGTTTGAGGGAACTGAGCAGCTTCtgaagacaaaaaatattatctgGCACCCcaagcaagtgttttttttttttctttagcaaCAAATTCTTGGTCAGATCTACTACTTGTTATTACTATGTTATATATCACAAAGAAATTATAAGAATGAAACAGATACAGTACATGTCTAAAATTGTCCCTTATCATGTCTTGTCACTAGCTATGACTACAAGACTCTGGACTATGATATTATGCTAATTAAGCTGTTCCACCCAGTGAAAGTGACTAATGCGGTGCGGCCAATATCTCTGCCAACTAGCTGTCCCTATGAGGGACTGACCTGTACTGTCGCTGGCTGGGGATCTCTCTATGCTGATAGCTGTAAGATCATGCACATTCACACAATTCTAAATGTGGCTAGAAGTACTTGATAAATAATATTAAAATCACATgtcctttttttttccaaatcaatatctggggaaaaaaatactttaaaaaatCACATATCCCATTATACGGTAAGCTGGTTTGAAAGAGTATAACACCAATATTGATATACTGGATGTAATAGAGACATTGTGCATTTTATTCCCTcaaatatatttttaattaattagcaaTATTGCCTCTTATGTTAAGGGATAATTTATTGTGGGGATGACCACTCTATGTGCATGTCTTTAGGAAGAAATTTATAGTGTCTGTACATATGACCAAGCAGCCTGCATTTTCCCTTTTGTCTCCCAACAGTATTTATGCCATTTCGTCTTCAGTGTGCTGATATCCCAATTGTGGGTGAGCAGGAGTGTGAGAAGTCTTATCCTGGTATGCTGACTCGCAGAATGTTGTGTGCTGGGTTAAAGGAGGGTGGCAAGGATGCCTGCTCTGTACGTAATTGCAGTCTTTCTTCAGTATAAAAATGCACCTTCATTAAGCTGATGTCAGACTTCACAAGACACCGATTTACTTTATGGATCGACTGTATGTCACGTTAGAATCAGAATACTGAAGCCATATTTGTTCACATCTACACATGATTGAATGAGAATAAAATTGAATGTGATCTTGGATGTCTTTGGCAGAGAGATGCAGGCAGTCCACTGGTGTGCTTTGAAGAGGTGCATGGACTGGTGTCTTGGGGTCAAGGCTGTGCCCTACCAGGCTACCCCGGTGTCTATGTCAAAGTGTGTGAGTTCCTCTACTGGATCAAAGACGTCATGGCGGCAAACCCTTagagattgtttttgttttccaaCTGCTTTTGGTTCTCACACTCTTTATTTCATTGTCCAGCTGTTACTCTTTTTCACCCATGTGTCATCCTGTATGAATTTGGGAATTCTCTGCTATGctgctggggtttttttctgttcTGCTTCCACTCAATCATCAGAAAAAGTGATGTGATAGAATTGGGATGCATGAATAAAAACACCCCTGCTGTGACAGTGACTTCAGTTTTTAACACGTATCTAACTCCTAACTGACTTTAGTACATGCGTGTACAGTAAGCAATTGCTATCAAACTGGATATAGAAAAAAATGCATATAGTTATATTTCTAGAATAAATTTTACCAGTTGAAAGTGGAATACTCTTTGGCTCTCTCTTGTTAGCCATTTTTATTCAGAATAGCTGATATTTTTTATCAGCGTTTTTGTTATTTGAGAGAAGGTGGATGTTTATTGTGTGTGGTTGCCATGCACAAAAAGCATTCATTTCTATTTGAGTGTTTCTATTTAGATTCCCATTTAGATTTAGTGACACACACATAGTCTTTTTTAGTTTGCACACTGCATAATATAAAAACCTCAATATATCAAATTGTATATTGTGTCATCCATGCCAGGATGTATATGCTTCTACTTCAGATAGTATGAGGCAGAATGTTCTTTTTTTGTTTCTCCTGCTTTTTATGAAATATTTTGTGGTATATTTGATGAAATCAAGACTAATTACAGTTATAGATTGATTGCTCTATGTACACTGTGGgggaaaaataacaacaaaaactgTGAACTTTACTGAAAAATAACtgacagctgtggttgccagaacttTAATATAACATGTAAAATACAgttcactctcagaaaataaattacattattgtacctttaggcgtACAACAGCTCGCCGCTGGGGCAATATGCTCGAAGGCATGGGTTCTCAACTTTTTCTACTTTGAGGCTCACCTATTCATATTTGTAACAAGTTGAGGCCCATTAAaaggatccccaattattttggctcatctattctattagaatctaataatctactgtgaaGTGTATTAATCggatgcagcatcactccctgttacatatGGGAGTccgggaattaaataaatgcaataaaaacaatttttttaaattgtaggtattgtatttaaaactgtatggatgtaccagaagccaacataaaaccatgtatGCAGggtattctcagtcaaaagggattaatgatccaaaaagtggagtctggtccgttaacacaagaacttattgccatgtttgtgttcagcaagcaaacaagttattaaaaccaagaagtacactctaaAGAGGTGgacatagaaaccactcagtgggatagatccttacatgctagtaaagaaggatttttcctatgagttggaaaactatccatctgttgagctccccgacatctcaaactacctgttgCTGcaaacatcgttctacacggacaaacagatgaaaacctggaagagcatagagGTGTAACATTTTTTATATgtcgctgggttaaagatctggggatcaggacattacaagataaatcctgtgtcgtttatgcccaggtaagtaggaatttttgggctttttgtacacatctttgcaATGATTGTTagaggacactacaagttttagtagtAGGTGTAAATAAACCACAGCTACTCAATTCTCAGTCCTcaatgctcttctcttccaggtaaatcattcaaaaaggtccacagaaacccctttaaagacctgggtattatgcatattatatgcgttagtttacaatattgcaaccataatgaaacagtaaacaaaaacacatctgaagaCTTAAccctctcctgaacttcaaaacatcatgaaataatggacaatggtgagaaaagtgattcatgaatccaaatgaaataaatcggaggaacaggataaagcggctagagataatgagatgagatgagataagatgagaattaacaaacctttcacaatgtcatcactgcaaacttgagcgttCTTCAACTCTGCTCCTTTTGATTacagcgaaaggttcaagagccaccttaaaatcctttgctctttcaccctttaacacttcatggggaacccagaagaaacttttatcagtttcacagtttgttcgATTTGAACAGCacaaaacaacgcaagcataggGCATTTTAACAACTAGCAAGGCGCTCTAGCGATGAatagtgagcttagctgaccaccacttcatgtcttgcatatctaatgaggcggatgtgacgttggcggcaacccagcaattgtaccctactaaaaattagcttcaacttgaaaagcaTTTGCAGCCTACTTATATgccgcagcccagtggttgataaAGACTGCTCTGaggtacttatttgtatcctgtatatactgcttgggaacatatatgtacctgttTTGCCctaaatcaggggttctcaaccttttctgctttgaagcccacctattcatacttgtaccaagtcggagcccattaaaaaagatccccaactattttggctcatctattttattagaatctaataatcgattgtaaagtgtattaatgggatgcaaccctgttacagatgggagcccaggaattaaataaatgcaataaaaacaaactgtttttaattgtaggtattgtatttaaaaccatatggatgtaccagaagccaaaccatgcatgcaggtcattctcagccaaaagggattaatgatccaaaagtggagtctggtccattaacacaagaacttattgccatgtttgtgtacagcaaacaagcaagttattaaaaccaataaatgcactcaaaagaagtggatatagaaaccactcaatgggattagatccttacatgctaacaaagaaggatttttttctgtgaaagaaaaatttactagctaaaattgacattagtagaataaattttgatcattttgtagccggaactaaataaaaagacaatagttatgcatactattaattaacttaatgtgaagataattagcagataatcaacagatttaaaggtttttttaagattgtgtttatttttagtcttttgaatttgtaattatttgtatctgtacacaaccccaccagctctgctgatcaacttattgtgtttaaataaagttattcattcatcatgagttggaaaattatccatctgttgagttccctgacatctcaaactacctggtggtgCAGACATCGTTTTGCATGGACAAACAGAAGAAAACctagaagagcatggaggagtacaactttttatatgtggctgggttaaagatctggagatcaggacattaaaagataaatcctgtatcgtttttgcaaagacatggattaggtcaactggctaataTACAAATCGCCCATAGgtgatagatggatagatggtaTTGCATGGTGAAATCCTCCAGGAATGTCAAAGATGAGCACTGTCTCTGTCTCTGAGAACTTTTTTGGCTTTTACTTCCTGTTAGCAACTCTGCTTCCAAATCACTCCTTTCTTTCACCTGTtcccttcttttctttcttcttttttcctgAATGTGGAGACCCTGACCATGAAGCTCCACCTGAAAAAGGAAAGAATGAAAGGGTTATGTGGTCATACCTTTTTTTTATAAAGAAAATTTGTTTTTCTTCTAGCCACAAGATGTCAGTGTAGGAGTAAaatacttcacacaatgaaccttGCAGTTTTTTGAACAGTTAGGGTATGCTAATTATGAGTTGACAGGTGTAATCTGAGGCCATTAGACGTACTTGGTAATAGCAAGCAAGTTATGGTACATGATGTAGAATATATAATAGCTAACTTTTATAATCATTATTTTATAAATAAGAATTTTGACCAATAGAATTCCTGCTCATTGAAAGTAGTCTGCCCTACATAATCTGCCCTGAATGTTCAGTTAGCATAAAGGCCTGGAGGAAAAGTTTGCATATGTAATATGAATACTACTTAATATGCAGAATTATACAGTAGAGCATATTAATTCTGTTGTGCATAATTTGTTTACTGAGAAAAAAGGAACCAAAGACAGAAAAGAAATGAGAAGCATGAACATGCACTGACGCAAAACAACATGAGGTATAATCGCAACAGAAGACTGACAAcgaaacacacaaaaaccagaacTTAAACAGTGTGACTAATTGTGTATGATGTGGAGTAGGTATGCATAATCAGAAATCTGGTGAAACTGAGAGAGTCTATAGTGCTGCATGCTGGGCTCcacagtggccatgtttgtaggctgtgGTGCGTTCTGGGAAGTGTAGTCTGAAAGCATTGTGTGGCACTACTTTTGCTGTGGACATGACAGAGCCTCCTCTTTAACACGCGGCTCACAATATGCAAAATAATCAAACAGGGCCCTGGACCACTTGAGGAGACAACCTTCAGCTGATACGGGCCTGTGGGCTGACAGGATTCCCAGACAACAAAAGCCCCAGCACATCCTCATGAAGATCGTGCAGCGATCTTCTCCACATGGCTAGGGGGTGGTGCTATGTGTAAAGCAGGATGTGAGAACAGAGTGCCAGCCACATTGAAGCTCAAGGGGAGAGCGGAGCCCAAGGTGGTGCCTGATGGGGGCGGTCAGAGCACAGTCACTACATGccacaatacacaatcctcctcggtcttcttttcctacaagttacgaCATGGGAAAATCTCCAAACCTGTAATTCATGAATGGTCCACTCCACATACAATCTGTCAGTCTCCATTTGATCACAAAACCATAAAGGTTACCCAAATCAACAtgtcagcaacttcaaatcaatattagtgTCCCCTACTGCTGAGTTTCTGAATCAAGCCAAAAAGTTAATCTACTCAGCTGGCGCCGCCATGATTGAAAAATCACGTGATTGCattcctgtgcactgattggccaAAGGTCAAATTGTGTTTGTGAACCTTACGTACCATGCTGTTTTACCTATTAGTATCCCCCAATCAGCATGCAGCAATGCAATCATGTGATTATCAATCATGGCGGCAGCAGTGGAGTAGACGAACTTTTCGGCTTAATTCAGAAAATCGGCAGCAGGGGAcactaatattgatttgaagATGCTGACATGTTGATTCGGGAAACTattattgttttgtgatcaaatgGAGACTGACAGATTGTATGTAGAGTGGAccgttcatgaattacagctttggggactttccgtgtcataacttgtaggaaaagaagacagAAGAGGATTGTGTACTGTGGCATGGAGTGACTGTGGGTCAGAGGGGGGAGTGACACTCTCCACAAAGCAAGATGGGGGAATGACATTGACTGTGCAGCAAGAAGGAGGAAGTGACATACATAGTGAAGCAAGTGAGAGGAGGAATGTCCTCAGCGAAACCAGGAGATGGATTGATGTCCTCAGTAGAACAGGGAAGCAGAGCGATATCTGAGGCAGAGCATGGAGATGTAGCAATGTCCTCAGCCAAGCAGGGAGGGGGAGTGACATCTAGAGCAGAGCAAAGAGGCCAAGCGATGTCCAAGGTGGTATAGGAAAGCGGAGCAACATCGGAAACTGAGCCGGGTGGCATAGTGATGTCCAAGGGGGAGCAGGGAGATGGCGTGACACTCATGCCAAGGCCATGTGCTGTAAGTGGGCCAGGGAGGGTGAGAGATGGCACCAGTGGGATTGGTAGCCCCCTCCACAAAAACTTCCTTCTTCACCCTTTTGGCTTTGACCTCCAAGACCTTGTCTTCCTCCTCTGCTTCCTCTAGCACCTCTCTTTTCCTTTTCTTCAAGGTGGTTAGAAGTGTTGAGTCACGCTCTGTGGGGCAGAGAGATGGCTTTCACTGGCACACAAACCCTCTCCATGGGATCCCATATTGAGAGACAGGTGAGAAACTGCC
Coding sequences within it:
- the LOC132886073 gene encoding trypsin-like, whose amino-acid sequence is MILIILLALVGAAAAVPKGEERIVGGSECAPHSQPWMVSLHYGYHFCGGVLINEQWVLSTAQCWYNPYSMQLILGDHDVRVFEGTEQLLKTKNIIWHPNYDYKTLDYDIMLIKLFHPVKVTNAVRPISLPTSCPYEGLTCTVAGWGSLYADSLFMPFRLQCADIPIVGEQECEKSYPGMLTRRMLCAGLKEGGKDACSRDAGSPLVCFEEVHGLVSWGQGCALPGYPGVYVKVCEFLYWIKDVMAANP